In the genome of Polaromonas vacuolata, the window CACACGGTACCAGTGGTTGCCAATCGCGACATGGGTTATTTCATCTCTCAAAATAATGTCGAGAATCTCGACCGCCCGCAGTGCATGGGGTGTGGCGACTTTGCGCAACTTGGCCTGCATAGGCGGTGTGGCGTCAAGTCCGCGGGCTTCTAGCGTGCGCGGTACCAGCGCCATACGCGCCAGTACATCGGCGCTGGTTTTGTCCGTCATATCCCATAAACCGGTGTGGGCGGCGAAGTCGCCGTAGTCATGCTTCATGGTTTGTAGCAGCGCGCGCAGCAAGCTAAAGTGCTGCGCTTCTTCAGCCGCGACTTGCAGCCAGTCTAGGTAATAAGCGCTGGGCATGCCGCCAAAGCGCCAGACTGCGTCTAGCGCTAGGTTGATGGCGTTGAACTCTATGTGCGTGACAGCATGCAGCAAAGCCGCCAAGCCTTCGGGCGTGAAGGGTGAGCGCTTAGGTACATCGAGATGCGAATGCAGCTCTGGTCGCTCTGGGCAGCCGGGCAGGCTGCCAGCCGATAGCTGGTCGGTATTGAGTTCTGCATACGGGTCAACTAGCAGGCTGGCGCGATTCGCGTGCAGGGCCAGTGTGGCATTAACTTTGGCGGTCGGATCGGTCAGCAGCAGGGCAGCCAATGCGAGCGCTCTGAGCTCTGGCGGTGAGGACTTGGTATTCATGTGATGATTGTCCTCTGATTGAACAGAAGGGCTTGAGCGGTGCTACTTACAATCAACGTAAAGTACTTACTCAATCTGCATGACCCGAGGACTGCCATGGCGACCTATCAACTTGAGACATTTATTCCCAGTATTGACGCATCCGCATGGATTGCTGAGAGCGCCCAAGTGATTGGCAAGGTCAGCTTGGCCGAGAACACCAGCGTTTGGTTTGGCGCTGTGCTGCGCGGCGATATGGATCTCATCAGCATTGGCCGCAACTCTAATATTCAAGACGGCAGCGTTTTGCACACCGACAGCGGTATGCCTTTGACGCTAGGCGAGGGTGTGACGGTCGGCCACCAGGTGATGCTGCACGGCTGCAGCATAGGCGATAACTCCTTGATTGGAATCGGCGCAATAGTGCTTAACGGCGCGAAGATTGGTAAAAATTGTCTGGTCGGCGCGGGCTCTTTGGTGACAGAGGGGAAAGAGTTTCCCGATGGCAGCATGATCTTTGGCAGTCCGGCAAAAGCCGTGCGTCAACTCACGCCCGAGCAGATAGAGGGTTTAAAAATGAGCGCTAGCCACTATGTAGCCAATGCCAACCGCTATAAGCGCGGTCTCAAGAAGCTGGGTTAACGCCATGTTAGCGCCATGGTTTGCTGGTGCTTTAGCCATCAGACCCAGTCTTTATCTGTTTAATTTTTTTGTTTAATTTTTAGTCCCTTATGTCCGAACTCCATAAATTTCTTTTTGACGGCCTGCCTGTGCGCGGCATGCTGGTGCGCCTGACCGGCTCTTGGCAGGAAGTTCTCAAACGCCGTGAAACTTCCGGTGGCTACCCCGTCGAAGTCACCCATTTACTCGGCGAAATGACGGCTGCCGCCACCTTGATGCAGGCCAGTATTAACTTTAACGGCGCGCTGGTGCTGCAAATATTTGGCGATGGCCCGCTCAAGCTAGCGGTGGCCGAAGTCCAAGCTGATTTAAGCTTGCGCGCCACGGCCACGGTGACGGGTGATATACCCAGCGACAGCACACTCAGCGAGCTAGTTAATGTCAATAACAAGGGCCGCTGCGCCATCACGCTAGACCCTAAAGATAAGTTTCCAGGTCAACAGGCCTATCAAGGGGTTGTGCCCTTGTTTGGTGACGAGCATGAAAAAATCGAAAAGCTATCCGAGGTGCTAGAGCACTACATGCTTCAGAGCGAGCAGTTGGACACCAAGCTGATACTCGCGGCCGACGGAAATATGGCGGCGGGTCTTTTGATTCAGCGCCTGCCGGTGACGGGCAAAGGAAATTTGGAAGGCCAGCGCGACAGCCAAGCCAATGAAGACCAGATTGGCGAGAACGAGGATTACAAACGCATCGCCATGCTGGCTTCTACGCTCAAGCGAGAAGAATTGCTCACGCTGGATGCAGACTTGATTTTGCGCCGCCTGTTTTGGGAAGAGCCGCACACCCGTTTCGAGCCTTTGGCACCTAGCTTTTCTTGCAGCTGCTCACGCGAGCGGGTCGAAGGTATGTTGCTCAGCTTAGGTGCTGAAGAGGTCGAAAGCATCATCGAAGAAAAAGGCTTTGTTGATGTGACCTGCGAGTTTTGCGGCTCTAGGTATGAGTTCGATCCTATCGATTCAGCGCAAATTTTTACCCACCCCGTCAGTCAGCTTCCCCCTAACGACACCGTTCAGTAAAGCCCTTCTATGACTGCCCAGGCCACATCCCCAACGCCATCTACCGCACCCGCCAGTGCTTTTGCCATTGCTATGGCGGGTCTGCTGGCTTTGGCCACAGCCATGGGGATTGGCCGTTTTGCCTTCACCCCTTTGCTGCCCATGATGCTGGCCGATGGAGTGATAGACCTGCACAGCGCCAGCTGGCTGGCCAGTGCCAATTACTTGGGTTATCTGGTGGGCGCATTAATGTGCACTTTCCAGCCTTGGCTTTGGCGGCGGTTGCCGTTTATATCGGCTATGCCATTTGTGCCGGCTAACTGGGTTTGTGCTGGTTTGGCGGCCACAACTTTGCTCACGCTGGGCATGTCTATGCACCTGCCTGTACTCTGGCCTTTGCTGCGTTTTGCCGCCGGTGTGGCCAGCTCGCTGGTGTTTGTTTATGGCTCGGGCTGGTGTTTGGGACAACTCGCACTGCGCCACCGCAGCCCACTAGGCGGAGTAATGTTTGCCGGGCCGGGCGTGGGTATTGCGCTCAGCGGTTTGATGGCCAGCGGCATGGTGGCCCTGCATATGAGCGCAGCCTTGGGCTGGTTTGTTTTGGCAGTGCTGGCGGCAACCCTCAGCGCGATCGTCTGGCCGACTTTTAAGGCCAAGCAACTTAGCGTGCCGCCTTTGTCAACAGCCTCACCTAGCGGTCAGCCGGTAGCGACGGTTTCAGCTGGTCGCAATCAAGTGTTGCTGCTGGCACTGGCTTACGGTATTGCCGGTTTTGGCTACATCATCACCGCCACTTTTTTGCCGGTGATAGCGCGCCAAGCCCTGCCTGGCTCGGCCTATCTGGATTTGTTTTGGCCGCTGTTTGGCTTTGGCATCATTGTTGGCGCGCTGCTGGCTAGCCGCATGCCGGCTGGCAAAGACTTGCGTTACTTGCTGGCGGCTTGTTATTTTGTTCAAGCCTTGGGCATAGCGGTGAGTATTGTGCTGCCCACATTGGGCGGCTTCGCTCTGGGTAGCTTGCTGCTGGGCATACCGTTTACTGCGATCACATTTTTTGCCATGCAAGAAGTGCGCAGGTTGCGTCCGATTAACCCAGCTAGCTACATCGGCCTACTCACCGCCATCTACGGTTTGGGTCAGATCGCCGGCCCGCCACTGGTGGCGCAGTTGCTAAAGCGCAGTGACTCACTGGGCGCGGGTTTTACCGTTTCTCTAGAAATTGCCGCCGCCACTTTGATTGCCGGCGCGATTCTTTATGTGTGGATGGCCAAAACTTATCCCATGCCGGCTAAGAATGCGCGAGCCACTGGCTAGCCGGCTGACTTGGTCCGTGTGGACGGGGAAGCGCTTCTAACAATTGATTAGAATCTTCCCTCCGCCAAAATTTAGATTTCCTGACTTGGCCTGCCAAAGCCTTACCCGAGCCACCCATTGCTAGAGACCAACTCCCCACCAGACCTTCACGCCAGTAGCACTAAAGAGCCACGCTTGTGGTGCGACGACGGTTGGACCGCCAAGGTTTTGA includes:
- a CDS encoding ferritin-like domain-containing protein, encoding MNTKSSPPELRALALAALLLTDPTAKVNATLALHANRASLLVDPYAELNTDQLSAGSLPGCPERPELHSHLDVPKRSPFTPEGLAALLHAVTHIEFNAINLALDAVWRFGGMPSAYYLDWLQVAAEEAQHFSLLRALLQTMKHDYGDFAAHTGLWDMTDKTSADVLARMALVPRTLEARGLDATPPMQAKLRKVATPHALRAVEILDIILRDEITHVAIGNHWYRVLCDQRELEPIATYAALALQYGAPRMRGPLNLEARRHAGFDEAELALLSLHAASPNLVTT
- a CDS encoding gamma carbonic anhydrase family protein, whose translation is MATYQLETFIPSIDASAWIAESAQVIGKVSLAENTSVWFGAVLRGDMDLISIGRNSNIQDGSVLHTDSGMPLTLGEGVTVGHQVMLHGCSIGDNSLIGIGAIVLNGAKIGKNCLVGAGSLVTEGKEFPDGSMIFGSPAKAVRQLTPEQIEGLKMSASHYVANANRYKRGLKKLG
- a CDS encoding Hsp33 family molecular chaperone HslO, which translates into the protein MSELHKFLFDGLPVRGMLVRLTGSWQEVLKRRETSGGYPVEVTHLLGEMTAAATLMQASINFNGALVLQIFGDGPLKLAVAEVQADLSLRATATVTGDIPSDSTLSELVNVNNKGRCAITLDPKDKFPGQQAYQGVVPLFGDEHEKIEKLSEVLEHYMLQSEQLDTKLILAADGNMAAGLLIQRLPVTGKGNLEGQRDSQANEDQIGENEDYKRIAMLASTLKREELLTLDADLILRRLFWEEPHTRFEPLAPSFSCSCSRERVEGMLLSLGAEEVESIIEEKGFVDVTCEFCGSRYEFDPIDSAQIFTHPVSQLPPNDTVQ
- a CDS encoding YbfB/YjiJ family MFS transporter; the encoded protein is MTAQATSPTPSTAPASAFAIAMAGLLALATAMGIGRFAFTPLLPMMLADGVIDLHSASWLASANYLGYLVGALMCTFQPWLWRRLPFISAMPFVPANWVCAGLAATTLLTLGMSMHLPVLWPLLRFAAGVASSLVFVYGSGWCLGQLALRHRSPLGGVMFAGPGVGIALSGLMASGMVALHMSAALGWFVLAVLAATLSAIVWPTFKAKQLSVPPLSTASPSGQPVATVSAGRNQVLLLALAYGIAGFGYIITATFLPVIARQALPGSAYLDLFWPLFGFGIIVGALLASRMPAGKDLRYLLAACYFVQALGIAVSIVLPTLGGFALGSLLLGIPFTAITFFAMQEVRRLRPINPASYIGLLTAIYGLGQIAGPPLVAQLLKRSDSLGAGFTVSLEIAAATLIAGAILYVWMAKTYPMPAKNARATG